The proteins below are encoded in one region of Bifidobacterium catenulatum DSM 16992 = JCM 1194 = LMG 11043:
- a CDS encoding YceD family protein: MARIEDSPWAISVAQVASRAGQSKEIDATFPAPSGIGDEIVGVEEGADVAVVGSFDSIVDGLIFSARISAPVHAECTRCLKPIKRDWTVNVTSFFPYEDKSANVASGKGGKNGKGGAKEEEVDIIAGEDESEDSYPLLEGGSWANIEALLRDTLVEELPLQPLCKPDCLGLCSQCGADLNEEPDHHHDVTDIRFAALEGLKAQLEGNE; encoded by the coding sequence ATGGCACGTATCGAAGATTCCCCGTGGGCGATTTCCGTGGCGCAGGTCGCCTCGCGAGCCGGGCAAAGCAAGGAGATCGACGCGACTTTCCCCGCACCGAGCGGCATCGGCGATGAGATCGTCGGCGTTGAAGAAGGTGCTGACGTTGCTGTTGTCGGATCATTTGATTCGATTGTTGACGGCTTGATTTTCAGCGCCCGCATCAGCGCCCCCGTGCATGCGGAATGCACCCGTTGCTTGAAACCGATCAAACGCGATTGGACAGTGAACGTCACCTCGTTCTTCCCGTATGAAGACAAGTCCGCAAACGTTGCGTCCGGTAAGGGCGGCAAAAATGGCAAGGGCGGCGCCAAGGAAGAGGAAGTCGACATTATTGCCGGCGAAGACGAGTCGGAAGATTCGTATCCGCTGCTTGAAGGCGGCTCCTGGGCCAATATCGAGGCTTTGCTGCGCGACACGTTGGTTGAGGAACTGCCGCTGCAGCCGTTGTGCAAGCCGGATTGCTTGGGATTGTGCTCGCAGTGCGGTGCCGATTTGAACGAGGAACCGGACCATCATCATGATGTGACCGATATTCGTTTTGCCGCTTTGGAGGGGTTGAAGGCCCAGCTGGAAGGCAACGAATAG
- a CDS encoding ATP synthase subunit B family protein yields MMGEETNAYDPAGSQFDDDVTAERPTDRAAQSGQKAQATKRATEPVEPLISMSDLPDLRNTFNPNAPLTDSDNLSRDEFTTVYDIIDKLESALDEAKPILFFPGNVRVDRDEFTEQLDQLKKMMPVQLERASALMRESERRLESAQTQANAIVASAQSRAADTIREANEQAQFLAGQENVTELARQKARAILDQAQAKADHLTQGADKYCTTVMETLQQQLGKLGNDVQAGLNVLYDRQREAGTHVPHLDANDYPES; encoded by the coding sequence ATGATGGGTGAAGAAACAAATGCGTACGATCCGGCCGGCAGCCAGTTTGATGACGACGTGACCGCTGAACGCCCAACCGATCGAGCGGCCCAGTCCGGTCAGAAAGCGCAAGCCACGAAACGCGCCACCGAGCCAGTCGAACCGTTGATTTCCATGTCTGATCTGCCGGATTTGCGCAACACGTTCAATCCCAACGCGCCGTTGACCGATTCCGACAATCTGAGCCGCGACGAATTCACCACCGTGTACGACATTATCGACAAACTCGAATCGGCATTGGACGAAGCGAAACCGATACTGTTCTTCCCTGGCAACGTGCGCGTCGACCGCGACGAATTCACCGAACAGCTCGACCAGTTGAAGAAAATGATGCCGGTGCAGCTGGAACGCGCCTCGGCATTGATGCGCGAGTCGGAACGACGTTTGGAAAGCGCGCAGACGCAAGCCAACGCCATCGTCGCTTCGGCGCAATCGCGTGCGGCAGACACGATACGCGAGGCCAACGAGCAAGCGCAATTCCTCGCCGGTCAGGAAAACGTGACCGAACTGGCGCGGCAGAAGGCGCGTGCTATTCTCGACCAAGCGCAAGCCAAGGCCGACCATCTCACGCAGGGAGCCGACAAATACTGCACCACGGTGATGGAAACGCTGCAACAGCAGCTCGGCAAGCTTGGCAACGACGTGCAGGCGGGATTGAACGTACTGTATGATCGCCAGCGCGAAGCGGGCACGCATGTGCCGCATCTTGACGCAAACGACTATCCGGAAAGCTGA
- the coaD gene encoding pantetheine-phosphate adenylyltransferase: MTIAVCPGSYDPVTAGHLDVIERCARFFDEVHVVVAVNAAKTPMFSEETRVEIIRKALEERNYRNIKVASTTGLITDYCKKVGATVIVKGLRQNGDYEAELGMALVNRKLADVETLFLPAAPDLEHISSSIVKDVARHGGDVTGMVPDCVIPLLGEALNDEKRA; encoded by the coding sequence ATGACAATTGCAGTTTGCCCCGGGTCGTACGACCCAGTGACCGCCGGACATTTGGACGTCATCGAACGTTGCGCGCGTTTTTTCGATGAAGTGCATGTTGTGGTGGCAGTGAACGCGGCGAAAACACCGATGTTTTCCGAAGAGACCCGCGTTGAGATTATCCGTAAGGCGCTTGAAGAGCGGAATTACCGCAATATCAAGGTTGCTTCAACAACCGGACTGATTACTGACTATTGCAAGAAAGTCGGCGCGACGGTCATTGTGAAGGGGCTTCGCCAGAATGGCGATTATGAGGCTGAGTTGGGTATGGCATTGGTCAATCGCAAGCTCGCCGATGTGGAAACGCTGTTTTTGCCGGCGGCGCCCGATTTGGAACATATTTCCAGTTCGATTGTGAAAGATGTGGCACGTCACGGTGGCGATGTGACCGGCATGGTGCCCGATTGCGTGATTCCGCTGCTCGGAGAAGCGCTTAACGATGAAAAGAGGGCATGA
- a CDS encoding DUF3039 domain-containing protein encodes MAFSMFDDRDGFIDEADPVSPLSNPDAGTGTAVLERPEEETKLDDGGNGDADRFAHYVSRDRIAESRRTGRPVVALCGKVWVPKRDPSQFPVCPDCKRIYDEMMNSNF; translated from the coding sequence ATGGCATTTTCGATGTTCGATGATCGCGACGGCTTCATTGACGAGGCTGATCCGGTCTCGCCGCTTTCCAATCCCGACGCGGGTACCGGCACTGCGGTGCTGGAACGCCCCGAAGAGGAGACGAAGCTGGATGATGGCGGCAATGGCGATGCGGATCGTTTCGCGCACTATGTTTCGCGTGATCGCATTGCCGAGTCCCGTCGCACCGGTCGACCGGTGGTGGCTTTGTGCGGCAAGGTGTGGGTGCCGAAACGTGATCCTTCGCAGTTCCCGGTATGCCCGGATTGCAAACGCATCTACGACGAAATGATGAACTCCAACTTCTGA
- a CDS encoding aldo/keto reductase, with the protein MLEPTTVYTPSPTRYDSMTYNHVGASGLKLPAVSLGFWHNFGDITPYATMRDIVFTAFDNGITHFDLANNYGPEPGSAEKNCGRLLHEYFHHHRDELIISTKAGYEMWLGPYGDLGSRKYLLASLDQSLERLGLDYVDIFYHHHMDSSTPLEETMGALAAAVQSGKALYVGLSNYDGPTLEKATAILDELHVPFIINQNRYNIFDRTVERNGLKETAKKLGKGLITFSPLEQGLLTNRYLNGVPADSRIAHDGRFLKESALTPERLQQIRDLNDIAAERGQTLAEMALAWLLHDGYVTSVLVGASRPQQLLDNIGALKNTTFSDEELRRIDEISLR; encoded by the coding sequence ATGCTCGAACCGACCACCGTCTACACGCCGTCACCTACCCGATACGACTCCATGACCTACAACCATGTGGGTGCGAGCGGTCTGAAACTTCCAGCGGTTTCGCTCGGTTTTTGGCATAATTTCGGCGATATTACGCCATACGCCACCATGCGCGACATTGTGTTCACCGCATTCGACAATGGCATCACGCATTTCGACCTCGCCAACAATTACGGTCCCGAACCGGGCAGCGCGGAAAAGAATTGCGGCCGTCTGTTGCACGAATATTTCCATCATCATCGCGACGAACTGATCATCAGCACCAAAGCCGGCTACGAAATGTGGCTCGGCCCCTACGGTGATCTCGGCAGCCGCAAATATCTGCTCGCTTCCCTCGATCAGAGCCTCGAACGCCTCGGCCTTGACTACGTTGACATTTTCTACCACCATCACATGGATTCCTCCACACCGCTCGAAGAAACCATGGGAGCGCTGGCAGCCGCCGTGCAAAGCGGCAAAGCGCTGTACGTAGGCTTGAGCAACTACGACGGCCCGACGCTCGAAAAGGCCACCGCAATCCTCGATGAGCTGCACGTACCGTTCATCATCAACCAGAACCGCTACAACATTTTCGACCGCACTGTGGAACGCAACGGACTGAAGGAAACCGCCAAAAAGCTCGGCAAGGGACTCATCACGTTCTCGCCGCTCGAACAGGGTCTGCTCACGAATCGCTATCTCAACGGCGTGCCCGCAGACAGCCGCATCGCGCATGACGGCCGCTTCCTCAAGGAAAGCGCGTTGACGCCGGAACGCCTGCAGCAGATCCGCGACCTGAACGACATTGCCGCCGAACGTGGTCAGACGCTTGCCGAAATGGCGCTCGCCTGGCTGCTGCACGACGGTTACGTGACCTCCGTACTTGTCGGCGCATCCCGCCCGCAGCAGCTGCTCGACAACATCGGCGCGTTGAAGAACACCACGTTCAGCGACGAGGAACTGCGTCGCATCGACGAGATTTCGTTGCGCTAA
- a CDS encoding MerR family transcriptional regulator: MATYTIREVAQRFHVQTSTLRYYEDQGLLCNVERDDAGRRVYTDAHIGRLKAIACFKHAGMSIDELKRFFAYEKDERAHIADMLELLESRHHAILEQRDALEEAYMHVLRKLHLYRDIQRSIETGEPYPDWANYDGKDFRADDR, from the coding sequence ATGGCGACATATACGATTCGTGAGGTTGCGCAACGATTCCATGTGCAGACGTCAACCTTGCGCTATTACGAGGACCAGGGGCTGCTGTGCAATGTGGAACGCGATGATGCGGGGCGGCGCGTGTACACCGACGCGCATATTGGGCGGCTCAAGGCGATCGCCTGCTTCAAACATGCGGGCATGAGCATCGACGAGCTTAAGCGCTTCTTCGCCTACGAAAAGGACGAGCGCGCACATATCGCAGACATGTTGGAATTGTTGGAATCACGGCATCATGCGATTCTGGAGCAGCGGGACGCGCTGGAAGAAGCGTACATGCATGTGTTGCGCAAGCTGCACTTGTACCGCGATATTCAGCGCAGTATCGAAACCGGCGAGCCGTACCCGGATTGGGCGAACTACGATGGCAAGGATTTTCGCGCCGACGATCGGTGA
- a CDS encoding non-canonical purine NTP pyrophosphatase → MRIIVATHNEGKLVEINRILEDCLSADVAQVELVSAGSLNLPDPVEDGVTFQENALLKARDVAARTGCPAIADDSGLIVDVMGNAPGILSARWSGKHGDDKANNALLLAQIADIPDAKRTARFRCAAALVVPETEAGAGADGRYAIASETVEIGEMPGVLLHEPYGEYGFGYDPLFVPDDQPARATEAGEKLTSAQMEPAEKNAISHRGKALRALLPSVATLLK, encoded by the coding sequence GTGAGAATCATCGTCGCAACCCATAACGAAGGCAAACTCGTTGAAATCAATCGCATTCTGGAAGATTGCCTGAGTGCGGACGTGGCTCAAGTGGAGTTGGTTTCCGCCGGCTCGCTGAATCTGCCGGATCCGGTGGAAGACGGCGTGACCTTCCAAGAGAATGCGCTACTCAAGGCCCGCGACGTGGCAGCGCGCACAGGCTGCCCGGCGATCGCCGACGATTCCGGCCTGATCGTCGACGTGATGGGCAATGCCCCCGGCATTCTTTCGGCACGTTGGTCAGGCAAGCATGGCGATGACAAAGCCAATAATGCGCTGCTGCTCGCGCAGATCGCCGACATTCCGGACGCCAAGCGTACCGCGCGTTTCCGTTGCGCAGCCGCACTGGTGGTGCCGGAAACCGAAGCTGGCGCCGGTGCCGACGGCCGTTATGCGATTGCCAGCGAGACCGTGGAAATCGGCGAAATGCCGGGTGTGCTGCTGCATGAACCTTATGGCGAGTACGGTTTCGGATATGATCCACTGTTCGTGCCCGACGATCAGCCCGCCCGTGCCACGGAAGCGGGCGAAAAACTCACTTCCGCGCAGATGGAACCGGCCGAAAAGAACGCTATTTCCCACCGCGGCAAGGCTTTGCGTGCTCTGCTGCCGTCCGTAGCCACCCTGCTGAAGTAA
- the rph gene encoding ribonuclease PH gives MVAIKDMLDGQTVIRADGRKVDELRPVRITRHFTDVPEGSVLVECGNTRVMCTATFTAGVPRWRKDSGLGWVTAEYAMLPRATADRTDRESVRGKIGGRTHEISRLIGRCLRGVVDMKALGENQVQIDCDVLQADGGTRTASITGAYVALVDAMRWAEKHKHIRSADRVIKDSVSAVSVGVIDGKPMLDLPYIEDSKAMTDMNVAMTGSGEFIEIQGTAEHRPFNRAELNTLLDLAEKGNKELQAAQQAALAQD, from the coding sequence ATGGTAGCGATTAAAGACATGTTAGACGGGCAGACGGTAATTCGCGCGGACGGACGTAAGGTGGATGAGCTGCGTCCGGTGCGTATCACCCGTCATTTCACGGATGTTCCGGAAGGGTCCGTGCTTGTGGAATGCGGCAATACGCGCGTGATGTGCACGGCCACGTTCACCGCAGGCGTACCTCGTTGGCGCAAGGACTCCGGTCTGGGCTGGGTCACCGCAGAATATGCGATGCTGCCGCGAGCCACCGCGGACCGCACTGATCGCGAATCCGTGCGCGGCAAGATCGGCGGACGCACGCACGAAATCAGCCGACTGATCGGACGCTGCCTGCGCGGCGTGGTCGACATGAAGGCGCTCGGCGAAAACCAGGTGCAGATCGACTGCGACGTGCTGCAGGCTGACGGCGGCACCCGAACCGCATCGATTACCGGCGCGTACGTGGCGCTCGTGGACGCCATGCGTTGGGCCGAGAAGCACAAGCACATCAGGTCTGCCGACCGCGTGATCAAAGACAGTGTTTCCGCCGTGTCCGTGGGCGTGATTGACGGCAAGCCGATGCTTGATCTGCCATATATCGAAGACAGCAAGGCCATGACCGACATGAACGTGGCCATGACCGGATCCGGCGAATTCATTGAGATTCAGGGCACCGCGGAGCATCGCCCGTTCAACCGCGCCGAGCTGAACACGCTGCTCGATCTGGCGGAAAAGGGCAACAAGGAACTGCAGGCCGCACAGCAGGCTGCGCTCGCACAGGACTGA
- a CDS encoding nicotinate phosphoribosyltransferase, translating to MLDYSPALMTDMYEYTMLDACLRDGTANRKCVFEIFTRHLPLGRHYGVAAGQGRILDALENFHLDDNDLKFLADRKVVGPETIKWLENFHFSGSIKGYREGEMFFPNSPILQVEGTFGECTLLETLLLSILNYDSAVASAASRMVSAAKDRPCMDMGGRRTNEWAAVAAARAAVVGGFKGTANLLAAQMYGLKAIGTAAHCFTLVHDDERSAFESQIAALGKNTTLLVDTYNIEEAVKTAVEVAGPELGGVRIDSGDLASLAQRVRNQLDALGATNTKITVTNDLDEYALASLQTAPVDSYGVGTMLVTGSGAPTCAMVYKLTERENSAGDMQPVAKKSKDKATVPGRKLAFRSYEYSLADCEHVISGSEKQLAAYRPEEGWRDLLVDYVSNGEINSDYQGHEAIVNAHNYRAQALAELPIGAQSLMKGDPVIPTEITVL from the coding sequence ATGCTGGATTATTCACCTGCACTCATGACCGACATGTACGAATACACCATGCTTGACGCGTGCCTGAGGGATGGCACTGCCAATCGCAAGTGCGTATTCGAAATTTTCACCCGCCACCTGCCGCTTGGCCGCCACTACGGAGTGGCCGCCGGGCAAGGACGCATTCTTGACGCGCTTGAAAACTTCCATCTTGACGATAATGATCTGAAATTTCTTGCAGATCGCAAGGTGGTAGGCCCTGAAACCATCAAATGGCTTGAGAATTTCCATTTCTCCGGTTCAATCAAAGGCTATCGCGAAGGAGAGATGTTCTTCCCGAATTCGCCGATCCTGCAAGTCGAAGGCACGTTCGGTGAGTGCACGCTGCTGGAAACGCTGCTGCTGAGCATTCTGAATTACGATTCCGCGGTTGCATCGGCGGCGTCCCGCATGGTCAGCGCAGCAAAGGATCGCCCGTGCATGGATATGGGCGGCCGCCGAACGAACGAGTGGGCCGCCGTTGCCGCAGCTCGCGCTGCCGTAGTGGGTGGCTTCAAAGGCACGGCCAATCTGCTGGCCGCGCAAATGTATGGTTTGAAGGCCATTGGCACGGCCGCGCACTGCTTCACGCTGGTACATGACGACGAGCGTAGCGCGTTCGAATCGCAGATCGCCGCGCTCGGCAAGAACACCACGCTGCTGGTCGACACGTACAACATTGAAGAGGCTGTGAAGACGGCTGTTGAGGTGGCTGGTCCTGAATTGGGCGGCGTACGCATCGATTCCGGCGACTTGGCGTCGCTGGCGCAGCGTGTACGCAACCAGCTGGACGCGTTGGGTGCCACCAACACGAAGATCACCGTTACCAACGATTTGGACGAGTATGCGCTCGCGTCGCTGCAGACCGCGCCGGTTGATTCGTATGGTGTGGGCACCATGCTCGTCACCGGATCGGGCGCTCCGACCTGCGCGATGGTGTACAAGCTGACCGAACGCGAGAATTCTGCCGGCGACATGCAGCCGGTGGCCAAGAAGTCGAAAGACAAGGCCACGGTTCCAGGCCGTAAGCTCGCGTTCCGCTCGTACGAGTATTCGCTGGCCGACTGCGAACATGTGATTTCCGGTTCCGAAAAGCAGCTTGCCGCATACCGGCCGGAAGAAGGCTGGAGGGATCTGCTGGTCGACTACGTGTCCAACGGCGAAATCAACTCCGACTATCAGGGGCACGAAGCCATCGTCAACGCGCATAACTACCGCGCCCAAGCACTGGCCGAACTGCCGATCGGCGCGCAAAGCCTCATGAAGGGCGATCCGGTGATCCCTACCGAAATCACCGTCCTCTGA
- a CDS encoding aminoacyltransferase, translated as MRAFSLVTLSPEAFDDFSAHHADGNFQQTSAAGRLRAGQGIEVEYLGVQENGKIVAGALLETHRSRLSTFSVVHDGPLCDYHDRELTEYFMAQLKQHAKAKGSAQMEIVPEMPYRLHDSRGGELPADQGGAPADDAVETLKNLGFIHDGFTIGYTAVPRWRYLKDLTGITDEKSLLKSYDKRTQWSVKRAASMGVHVCELGEDELQVFADIEQATAERRNFEYRGEAYFRKFKQAYGSKAHFMVAQIHIGEYIADMESKRDVLRKKVDTLQAKYDEHPTTKTGRQLGEESRNLAAAEKRLAEAAEYAKDGDVLPAAASLFVEHARETVYLFSGSVEKYKPFYASALIQHDAMLHLCVERGVARYNFYGIDGVFDDPNSEGRGVLEFKQGFNGYVEELMGSFVLPVRPLAFKLKTSVRKLLRR; from the coding sequence ATGCGAGCATTTTCTCTGGTTACGTTGAGTCCGGAGGCGTTTGACGATTTTTCCGCGCATCACGCGGACGGCAACTTCCAGCAGACCTCTGCCGCAGGCCGTCTGCGTGCCGGCCAGGGAATCGAAGTGGAATACCTTGGCGTTCAAGAAAACGGCAAAATCGTTGCGGGAGCGCTGCTCGAAACGCATCGCAGCCGTCTTTCCACTTTCAGTGTGGTGCACGACGGCCCTTTGTGCGACTATCACGATCGCGAATTGACCGAATATTTCATGGCCCAACTTAAGCAGCACGCGAAGGCGAAAGGTTCCGCACAGATGGAAATCGTGCCGGAAATGCCATACCGTCTGCATGATTCGCGCGGCGGCGAACTGCCAGCTGACCAAGGTGGTGCTCCTGCTGATGATGCCGTGGAAACGTTGAAAAACCTCGGCTTCATACATGACGGCTTCACAATCGGCTACACTGCGGTGCCGCGCTGGCGTTACTTGAAAGACCTGACTGGCATTACCGACGAAAAGTCACTGCTCAAGTCGTATGACAAGCGCACGCAGTGGAGTGTGAAACGTGCCGCATCCATGGGCGTGCATGTGTGCGAGCTAGGCGAAGACGAGCTGCAGGTGTTTGCCGACATCGAGCAGGCCACCGCCGAACGCCGTAATTTCGAGTATCGCGGTGAAGCCTACTTCCGCAAGTTCAAGCAAGCCTATGGCAGCAAAGCCCACTTCATGGTGGCGCAGATTCATATCGGCGAATACATTGCCGATATGGAATCCAAGCGCGATGTCTTGCGGAAGAAGGTCGATACGCTGCAGGCCAAATACGATGAGCATCCGACCACCAAAACGGGACGCCAGTTAGGGGAAGAGTCCCGCAACCTTGCGGCGGCGGAAAAGCGTTTGGCTGAAGCGGCCGAGTATGCCAAAGATGGTGACGTGCTTCCGGCGGCGGCCTCCCTGTTCGTGGAACATGCGCGTGAAACGGTGTATCTGTTCTCGGGTAGCGTGGAGAAGTACAAGCCGTTCTACGCTTCCGCGCTTATTCAGCATGATGCCATGCTGCATCTGTGCGTGGAGCGTGGCGTGGCCCGTTACAACTTCTACGGCATCGACGGCGTGTTCGACGATCCGAACAGCGAAGGCCGTGGCGTGCTCGAATTCAAGCAAGGTTTCAACGGGTATGTTGAGGAACTCATGGGTTCGTTCGTGCTTCCCGTGCGCCCGTTGGCATTCAAGCTCAAGACTTCCGTACGCAAACTCCTGCGCCGCTAG
- a CDS encoding aminoacyltransferase gives MNASEEQERESSEWNVRELSAGEFDALSAASEYGGFQQTSEMAALAQSEGMQTQYVGLVDSHDVPVAGALVAFSQGRFGVEGSLWLGPLCNGNDGEQMTALTDGLREVAERVHAISLTCWPNQVYCVRDSQGKAMAEPNDEMVREYERLGWKHAGFTRGYDALMNRWNYVKDLREFSNAGELLASYAKNTRRNVKIARNSGVEVRRLNRSELNVFHDICELSSERQHFVNRSLDYFERVYDAFGDKAEFMVAEVHLDRYLQSWEEKLAKFSKDAERLERSLEHTKYPDDVRKKLDTAQKNVESARRRIENAHERIARDGEVVPVAVGLFMWHERELVYFSSGSDDRYAKFYAPTALQHEMMSRCLERGVTRYNFYGISGVFDDPEDDGRGVLEFKQGFDGYVEELPGEFTLPVNKLRCGVSDLAHKLLRR, from the coding sequence ATGAATGCGAGTGAGGAGCAAGAGCGAGAATCGTCTGAATGGAATGTGCGTGAGCTGAGCGCCGGTGAATTTGACGCCCTTTCCGCTGCGAGCGAGTACGGCGGATTCCAGCAGACTTCCGAAATGGCGGCTTTGGCACAATCTGAAGGCATGCAGACGCAATACGTTGGATTGGTGGATTCGCACGATGTTCCGGTGGCTGGCGCGTTGGTGGCTTTTTCGCAAGGGCGTTTCGGCGTGGAAGGTTCGTTGTGGCTTGGTCCGTTGTGCAATGGGAATGACGGCGAGCAGATGACCGCGTTGACCGACGGTTTGCGAGAGGTCGCCGAACGGGTTCACGCCATCAGCCTGACGTGCTGGCCCAACCAGGTGTATTGCGTTCGTGATTCACAAGGCAAGGCTATGGCCGAACCCAATGATGAGATGGTGCGGGAGTACGAGCGGCTAGGCTGGAAGCATGCTGGCTTCACCCGAGGGTACGATGCCCTGATGAACCGTTGGAATTACGTCAAGGACTTGAGAGAGTTCTCGAACGCCGGCGAACTGCTCGCTTCGTATGCGAAGAACACGCGTCGTAACGTCAAGATTGCGCGGAACAGCGGCGTGGAGGTTCGACGCCTGAATCGCAGCGAGCTGAACGTGTTCCACGATATTTGCGAGCTGAGTAGCGAACGCCAGCATTTCGTCAACCGTAGCCTTGATTATTTCGAACGCGTATATGATGCGTTCGGAGACAAGGCTGAGTTCATGGTGGCGGAAGTGCATCTTGACCGCTATTTGCAGTCCTGGGAAGAAAAGCTGGCGAAGTTCTCGAAAGACGCGGAACGCTTGGAGCGTTCGCTTGAGCACACGAAGTACCCGGATGATGTGCGCAAGAAGCTCGATACGGCTCAGAAGAATGTGGAGTCCGCACGTCGCCGTATCGAGAACGCGCATGAGCGCATCGCTCGTGATGGTGAAGTGGTGCCGGTCGCCGTAGGTCTGTTCATGTGGCATGAGCGCGAGCTGGTGTATTTCTCCAGCGGATCCGACGATCGTTACGCCAAGTTCTACGCGCCCACCGCCTTGCAGCATGAGATGATGTCGCGTTGCTTGGAACGCGGGGTGACGCGGTACAACTTCTATGGCATTTCGGGTGTGTTCGACGATCCGGAAGACGATGGACGTGGCGTGTTGGAGTTCAAGCAGGGCTTCGACGGCTATGTGGAGGAGTTGCCGGGCGAGTTCACGCTTCCGGTGAACAAGCTGCGTTGCGGTGTGAGCGATCTGGCTCACAAACTCCTGCGCCGATAG
- a CDS encoding AEC family transporter, which translates to MSALIQPIALLLIILAGYLFKRAGLFKDRDYRIIQTIIFNLVLPGAIVYSFATNPHDSSMLLISLFGLIIAFIPPVVVFLASRHRPVQDRAFMMLNGSGFNVGCFCFPVVQAFLGTGAIVPAAMFDIGNCVMVAAGTNVMTQTLLHIKPGTPLTEQYQGNAPTLPYVKLKDKDAKRLVHKALARNVFKGFFGSVPFDTYLMMIILMLANVKIPDLIATLVQPLSNANSFCAMLMVGMLMDLPSGRQDVLKLLEVIGWRLPFGIAFAAAAWLLLPFDAEIREAVAMCCLAPIAVFSTLFTDKVLGNAKLAGFTLSITAIISLLLMTGAHFVFVALA; encoded by the coding sequence GTGTCTGCGCTGATTCAGCCTATTGCGTTGCTGCTGATTATCCTCGCCGGATATCTGTTTAAGCGGGCCGGCCTGTTCAAGGATCGCGATTATCGCATTATTCAGACCATTATTTTCAATCTGGTGCTGCCGGGCGCGATTGTCTATTCGTTTGCTACGAATCCGCATGATTCCAGCATGCTATTGATTTCGCTGTTCGGCCTGATCATTGCGTTCATTCCGCCGGTCGTGGTTTTCTTAGCGTCCCGCCATCGCCCGGTGCAGGATCGTGCGTTCATGATGCTGAACGGCTCCGGCTTCAACGTTGGCTGCTTCTGTTTCCCCGTAGTGCAGGCTTTTCTTGGCACGGGCGCGATCGTGCCCGCCGCCATGTTCGACATTGGCAATTGTGTGATGGTTGCCGCCGGCACGAATGTGATGACGCAGACGCTGCTGCATATCAAGCCTGGCACGCCGCTTACCGAGCAGTATCAGGGCAATGCGCCCACTCTCCCGTATGTGAAGCTGAAAGACAAGGATGCCAAGCGTCTTGTCCACAAGGCTTTGGCCCGCAATGTGTTCAAGGGTTTCTTTGGTTCGGTTCCGTTCGACACGTACTTGATGATGATTATTCTCATGCTCGCTAACGTGAAGATTCCTGACCTCATCGCCACGCTCGTGCAGCCGCTTTCGAATGCGAATTCGTTCTGCGCAATGCTGATGGTGGGTATGCTTATGGATTTGCCGTCTGGTAGGCAGGATGTTCTGAAGCTTCTTGAGGTGATTGGTTGGCGATTGCCGTTCGGCATTGCGTTTGCCGCTGCTGCTTGGCTGCTGTTGCCGTTCGATGCTGAGATTCGTGAGGCGGTCGCCATGTGCTGTCTAGCGCCGATTGCCGTGTTTTCCACGCTGTTTACCGACAAGGTGCTTGGCAATGCGAAGCTTGCTGGTTTTACGCTGTCGATTACTGCGATCATCAGTTTGCTGCTGATGACCGGCGCTCACTTCGTGTTCGTTGCGCTTGCATAA